Part of the Ruania alba genome is shown below.
CCTGATCAGCCGCACCACATCGGCGACGGCGTCCCCCCAGTCCGATGCACCCAGGGCACCGTCGGCGTAGCTCACCTCGGGGCGGGCCAGCGGTGCGTCCCGGGCGGTGCGCAACGCCGTCGGGTTGGGCGGCGGCTGCAGCTCGGAGGCCGAGGTGATGGTGGTCAGCCAGGCTGCCCCGCCGCGCCGTCCGGCAACCACTCGAGGCACGATCAGGGTGCCGCCGGCCTCGGAATCTGGTGAAAAGGCAAACGAGCCGAACGCCACCGGCCCAGTGCCCGGGCGGCGCACCTCGTCGCGCACCACCATGTGCTGGGCAAGGTCGCGCCAGCGCTGGTCCGCCTCGGCGAACCGGTCCTCGCCGTGGGTCTCGATCCGCAGCGCCTCGCCCCAGCCGACGATGCCCTCACCGCGGCGTACCCAGGCGAGTGCGTCGGCGGGGCTGGCCGCGGGAAGCAGATCGAAGAGGGCGCCGAGTGCCTCGTCGGGGACGGAGATCGTCCGTGCGAGCAGCGTCGGCGGCCAAGGCTCAGGGGCGGCGTCGGTCATCGTTGGTCAGCCTATTGCGGTCAGGAGTCGTTGCACCCGCCGGAGCCGGTGATGCTGGTCACGCACCTGCTCACCCGCGGCTACGTCATGATGGAGGCATGTCACGAGCCAGCCTGGCCAAGGATCCCCGTGAGGTCGCGGGGATGTTCGACGGTGTCGCACCCGCCTACGACCTCACCAACGATGTCCTCTCGATGGGGATGGACCGTCTCTGGCGGGTGCAGACCCGAGCCGCGGTGGCCGCCGCGCCGGGGGAGCGGGTGCTGGACCTGGCCGCCGGGACCGGCACGTCCAGCGAGCCGTACGCCGATGCCGGCATCGACGTGGTTCCGTGCGACTTTTCCGCCGGGATGGTCGCCGTGGGCAAGCGCCGCAGGCCCGACCTCGACTTCGTCGTCGGGGATGCCACCGCGTTGCCCTTCGCTGACGCCACGTTCGATGCGGTCACCATCTCGTTCGGGCTACGCAACGTGGTCGACACGACGGCGGCCCTCGCCGAGATGTTCCGCGTCACCGCTCCCGGTGGCCGGCTGGTGATCTGCGAGTTCTCCACCCCGCCGAACGCCGCATGGCGAGGCTTGTACGGGTTCTACCGGGACCAGGTGCTGCCACGGGTCGCCTCCCTGGTGAGTTCCAATACCGACGCCTACTCCTATCTCTCGGAGTCCATCGCGGACTGGCCGGACCAGCGCGCGCTCGCGGGGCTGCTGCACGAGGCGGGTTGGCGTTCGGTGGCCTACCGCAACCTCAGCGGCGGGATCGTGGCACTGCACCGGGCGACGAAGCCGGCCTGACGCCGTCCCTCGCAACCCCTCTCAGAACTCGAACGTCGCTCTGGCTACCGCCGCAACCGTCAGATCGACGTTCGATTCTCGGTGTGGGGGCACCAGCCGTCCCGGAGCATGAGAATTACGGCACTCTCGCGTAGCGAAAAATTGGCGGAATATGGGGCCGGAGCGGGTGTGCCCGTGGTCTCGGTCACGCCCCTGTCGGGGTAGCCTAGGCGTCGAGAACCGACCCGCCGACGCAGGTTCGGTGCTCCGCCGTGGCCGCATGCCGGAGGCGCTGACATCCCCGAAGGACTCAGCGCAGCAGGTGGGCGACCGGGTGTACCTGAAGCAGATCAGCGACGAGACAGGTCAGGTGGAAGCGTGCGCAGCACAACCGATGACGCGGATGTCATCGTCGTTGGCGCAGGCCCCGCCGGTGCTGCCAGTGCCCACTATCTCGCCGCTGCCGGCCTTGAGGTGCTGCTGCTGGAGAAGGCCACCTTCCCGCGCGACAAGATCTGCGGCGACGGCCTCACGCCCCGAGCCGTGGCCGAGCTCATCCGGATGGGGGTACCCACCCGCGCCGAGGACGGCTGGATCCGCAACCGCGGTCTCCGGGTGATCGGTGGCGGGCACACCATCCACCTGCCCTGGCCGCAGATCGAGCGCTACCCCGACTACGGGCTCGCCAAGGCACGGACCGATCTGGACAGCACGCTCGCGTACCACGCCCGCGCCACCGGCGCCAAGCTTCTCGAAGGCACCTCCGTGACCGGGCCGCTGCTCGACGAGCGCACCGGCAGGGTCGTCGGCGTGCAGGCGAAGCAGGTCGATGCCCGAGGACGCCGCGTGGAGGGTGAGCCGTTGACGTTCCGAGCGTCGGTGGTGATCGGGGCCGACGGCGTCTCCGCCCGGATGGCCACCTCGCTCGGCCTGGCCAAGATGGACAGCAGGCCCATGGGAGTGGCTGTCCGCACCTACTTCCGCACCCCACGCCACGACGACGAGTGGATGGAGTCCCACCTCGAGCTCTGGGACGGCGAGCCGGGCAGGTCCCAGCTGCTCCCCGGCTACGGCTGGATCTTCCCGCTCGGCAACGGCCTGGCGAATGTCGGACTCGGGTCCGTCAACTCCACCGCCACGGCCACCCAGCTCGACTACAAGGCGCTCTTCGCCGCGTGGATGCGCAATGCGCCGCCCGAATGGGAGTTCACACCGGAGAACCAGGAGGGGCCGGTGCGCGGTGCCGCCCTGCCGATGGCGTTCAACCGGCAGCCGCTCTACACCCGCGGCCTGCTCCTGGTGGGCGACTCCGGCGGCATGGTCTCCCCGTTCAACGGCGAGGGAATCGCCTACGGTCTGCAGGCCGGCCGGGTGGCGGCCGATGTGATCGCCCAGGCGCTCGCACGCACCAGCGACGATGCCCGGGAACGCACACTGGCGACCTACCCCGAGCGGATGCGTGCCGACCTGGGCGGGTACTTCACCCTTGGTCGGGCGTTCGTGAAACTGATCGAGAACCCGCAGGTGATGCGGATCTGCACCAAGCACGGCCTGCCCCGCCCCACGTTGATGAAGATCGTGCTGAAGCTGCTCTCGGACTGTTACGACACCCGCGGTGGGGACCCCACCGATCGGGTCATCACGGCACTGACCAAGATGGTGCCGGCCGCATGAGCGCGAGGAGCCCCCGCGTAGGGACGCCGAGGCACGAGGTGTACCGGAGCGAGGCACCGCAGCGGGCGTGGAAGGCAGACACAGCATGAGAGAACCCCAGACCAAGGCGACGACGCCGTGCCATCGTGGCCGGCCGCCGTCGGGAAGCTACACCGCCCGAAGGAAGAACTCATGACCAACCCGTACGTCCCGCTGCTGATCATGGGCCTGCTCGCGCTCGTGATGGGCCTGGCCGGGCTCGCCTCCAGCGTGGTGATCGGCCCGAAGCGGTACAACAAGGTGAAGGTGGACGCCTACGAGTGCGGTATCCAGCCCTCACCGCACGCGGCGACCGGTCGCTTCCCGGTGAAGTACTACATCGTGGCGATGACGTTCATCATCTTCGACATCGAGGTCGTGTTCCTCTACCCGTGGGCGGTCTCGTTCTCCGAGCTCGCCACCTTCGGGCTGATCGCAATGCTCACGTTCCTCGTGCTGATCACCGTGCCGTTCGTCTACGAATGGCGCCGTGGCGGCCTGGACTGGGACTGAGGAAGGAGGAGAAACCATGGGACTCGAAGACAAGCTTCCTAGCGGATTCATGCTCGGCAAGGTGGAGGACCTGGTGGGCTGGGTCCGCAGCTCATCGATGTGGCCGGTCACGATGGGTCTGGCCTGCTGCGCGATCGAGATGATGGCCACCGGGACCTCCCGGTTCGACATCTCCCGGTTCGGCATGGAGGTCTTCCGGGCCTCGCCGCGCCAGGCGGACCTGATGATCGTCTCCGGTCGGCTCAGCCACAAGATGGCCCCGGTGATCCGCACCGTGTACGACCAGATGAGCGACCCGAAGTGGGTCATCTCCATGGGTGTGTGCGCCTCCTCGGGTGGCATGTTCAACAACTACGCGATCGTGCAGGGTGTGGACCACGTGCTCCCGGTCGACGTGTACCTGCCCGGCTGCCCGCCGCGGCCGGAGATGCTGATCAACGCCATCCTCGAGCTGCACGAGCAGGTCGTGAAGAACGAGCCGCTCGCCGGCAACCGGGCCGAGGTGCGCGCCAAGGTTGAGGCGGCGGCGCTCGAGGCTGTGCCGACGCACCAGATGAAGGGGCTGTTGGCGTGAATGTGAGCGCGAGGAGCCGTCAGATTCCGCCGCAGGCACGGACGACGAGGAACGAGTTGTACCGGAGCGAGGCACCGCAGTGTTCGCGCAAGGAGGGCGTCGCGTGACGGACGGGGAGAACAAGGACGAGGTGACCAGCCCGGCCCAGGAGGCGCAGGAGGCTGGTTCGCAGAATCTCGAGCAGGTGACCCAGCCCGGCGGGCGAGCCCCGCTGGACGTCGTCGAGGTCCGCTCCGGCATGTTCGGCGTCAGTGGCACCGGAGACACCTCCGGCTACGGTGGTCTGCAGCGTGTGGTCGCCCTTCCGGGAGCGTCGTCGCGCCCCTACGGCAGCTACTTCGACGAGGTGGTCGACATCCTCGCCGAGGTGCTCGGCGAAGCCGGTGTGGCCTACGACGACGCGGTCGAGAAGGTGGTGGTGTTCCGCGACGAGTGCACGCTGTTCGTGCGGCCCGAGCACCTCCCCGTGGTGGCCCGTTCGTTGCGGGACGATCAGGACCTGCGGTTCGAGCTGTGCCTGGGCGTCTCCGGGGTGCACTACCCCGGGGACGAAGGTCGTGAGCTGCACGCCGTGTACCCGCTGTTCTCGATCACGCACAACCGGGCGATCCGGCTGGAGGTGGCCGTCTCCGACGCGGATCCGCACTTGCCGACGATCGTCGACACCTACCCGGCCAACGACTGGCACGAGCGTGAGGCCTGGGACTTCTTCGGGATGATCTTCGACGGGCACCCCTCCCTGGCTCGTATCCAGATGCCGGACGACTGGCCCGGCCACCCGCAGCGCAAGGACTACCCGCTCGGCGGGATCCCGGTCGAGTACAAGGGCGCCGAGGTACCGGCACCCGACAACCGGAGGTCGTACAACTGATGACTACGCCACCCACCTCTCCCGCCGCCGGCCCGCAGGCGACCGGCCCGGCCGGTGCCGCTGACGGCGCCCGCGAGTACACCGCCAGCGGCGGCGACTGGGAAGAGATCAGCGCCGACGCCGAAGCCAATGCGGACGAGCGGATCGTCGTCAACATGGGCCCGCAGCACCCGTCCACGCACGGCGTGCTCCGGCTCGTGCTGGAGATCGAGGGCGAGACCGTCACCGAGGCCCGGGGCGGGATCGGCTTCCTGCACACCGGCATCGAGAAGAACATGGAGTACCGCACCTGGACTCAGGGCGTCACGTACTGCACCCGGATGGACTACGTGGCTCCGTTGTTCCAGGAGGTCGCGTACTGCCTTGCGGTGGAGAAGCTGCTCGACATCACCGACGACGTGCCGGAGCGGGCCAGCCTGATCCGGGTGCTGATGATGGAGCTCAACCGGATCTCCTCGCACCTGATCGCCCTCGGCACCGGCGGGAACGAGCTCGGCGCCACCACGATGATGACGATCGCGTTCACCGCGCGTGAAGAGATCCTGCTGATCTTCGAGGCCATCACCGGCCTGCGGATGAACCACGCCTACATCCGCCCCGGCGGGGTCGCCACCGACCTCCCCCCAGGTGCTACCCAGCAGGTCCGTGAGTCCATCCCGACCATCCGGGACCGGATCGCGCAGATGGAGAAGCTGGCGCTGAAGAACCCGATCTTCCTCGGCCGGTTGCAGGGGGTGGGATATCTGCCCCTCGCGGGCGCGATGGCTCTCGGCGCCGCCGGACCGATCCTGCGGTCGGCGGGGCACCCCTTCGACCTGCGCAAGACGCAGCCGTACTGCGGGTACGAGACCTACGACTTCGAGGTCCCGACCCATACCGACGCCGATTCCTACGCCCGCGTGGTGCTCCGGTTCAAGGAGATGCGGGAGTCGCTGAAGATCGTGCAGCAGGTGCTGGACCGGTTGGAGGCGCAGGACCGCACGGGCAAGCAGCCGGTGATGGTGGCGGACAAGCGGATCGCCTGGCCCGCACAGCTCTCCGTGGGCAGCGACGGTCAGGGCAACTCGCTGGACCACATCCGCAAGATCATGGGCACCTCGATGGAGGCGCTGATCCACCACTTCAAGCTGGTCACCGAGGGCTTCCGGGTGCCGGCCGGGCAGGTGTACCAGCAGATCGAGCACCCCAAGGGTGTGCTCGGGGTGCATCTCGTCTCCGACGGCGGAACGCGCCCGTATCGCGCGCACTTCCGTGATCCGTCGTTCAACAACCTGCAGACTCTCGGGATGATGTGCGAGGGAGGTTCGATCGCCGACGTCGTGGTCGCCGTCGCATCGATCGACCCGGTGATGGGAGGGGTGGACCGCTGATGGCCACGACTACGACCCGCTACTCCGGCGACGTCCTGGAGCGCCTCCGGAGTGACGCCCAGGCGATCCTGGCGCGCTACCCGGAACCTCGGTCCGCGCTGCTGCCGCTGCTTCACCTCGTCCAGTCCGAGGACGGCTACGTCAGCCCCGCGGGCATCGGCTTCTGTGCCGATGTGCTCGACCTCTCCCGCGCATCGGTCTCGGCCGTGGCCACGTTCTACAGCCAGTACAAGCGCCACCCCAACGGCACCTACACCGTGGGCGTGTGCACGAACACGCTCTGCGCCGTGATGGGCGGGGACACGATCTTCGACCACCTGGCCGACAAGCTCGGCATCGGGCACGACGAGACCACCGAGGACGGCACCATCACCTTGGAGCGGGTGGAGTGCAACGCCGCCTGCGACTACGCCCCGGTGATGATGATCAACTGGGAGTTCTTCGACAACCAGACTCCCGCCTCGGCTGCCGAGACGGTGGACAAGCTGCTCGCTGGCGAGCCGGTGGCCCCCACCCGCGGTGCGCACAGCGTGGCCACCTTCAAGGAGGTCTCCCGGGTGCTCGCCGGTTTCGACGACGGTCGCGCCGATGAGGGCACCGGCGCCGGTCACGCCAGCTTGGTGGGGCTCGACCTTGCCCGCAAGAACGGCTGGCATGCTCCCGGTGCGGATGCGGAAGAGCACGCGGACGCGGGCGGTCCGGAGACCGCCGCGAAGGCCGCCGAGTCCGGCACCGACCCCGTCGGCGACGAGGGCTC
Proteins encoded:
- a CDS encoding demethylmenaquinone methyltransferase, with the protein product MSRASLAKDPREVAGMFDGVAPAYDLTNDVLSMGMDRLWRVQTRAAVAAAPGERVLDLAAGTGTSSEPYADAGIDVVPCDFSAGMVAVGKRRRPDLDFVVGDATALPFADATFDAVTISFGLRNVVDTTAALAEMFRVTAPGGRLVICEFSTPPNAAWRGLYGFYRDQVLPRVASLVSSNTDAYSYLSESIADWPDQRALAGLLHEAGWRSVAYRNLSGGIVALHRATKPA
- a CDS encoding geranylgeranyl reductase family protein, yielding MRSTTDDADVIVVGAGPAGAASAHYLAAAGLEVLLLEKATFPRDKICGDGLTPRAVAELIRMGVPTRAEDGWIRNRGLRVIGGGHTIHLPWPQIERYPDYGLAKARTDLDSTLAYHARATGAKLLEGTSVTGPLLDERTGRVVGVQAKQVDARGRRVEGEPLTFRASVVIGADGVSARMATSLGLAKMDSRPMGVAVRTYFRTPRHDDEWMESHLELWDGEPGRSQLLPGYGWIFPLGNGLANVGLGSVNSTATATQLDYKALFAAWMRNAPPEWEFTPENQEGPVRGAALPMAFNRQPLYTRGLLLVGDSGGMVSPFNGEGIAYGLQAGRVAADVIAQALARTSDDARERTLATYPERMRADLGGYFTLGRAFVKLIENPQVMRICTKHGLPRPTLMKIVLKLLSDCYDTRGGDPTDRVITALTKMVPAA
- a CDS encoding NADH-quinone oxidoreductase subunit A, whose product is MTNPYVPLLIMGLLALVMGLAGLASSVVIGPKRYNKVKVDAYECGIQPSPHAATGRFPVKYYIVAMTFIIFDIEVVFLYPWAVSFSELATFGLIAMLTFLVLITVPFVYEWRRGGLDWD
- a CDS encoding NuoB/complex I 20 kDa subunit family protein, producing the protein MGLEDKLPSGFMLGKVEDLVGWVRSSSMWPVTMGLACCAIEMMATGTSRFDISRFGMEVFRASPRQADLMIVSGRLSHKMAPVIRTVYDQMSDPKWVISMGVCASSGGMFNNYAIVQGVDHVLPVDVYLPGCPPRPEMLINAILELHEQVVKNEPLAGNRAEVRAKVEAAALEAVPTHQMKGLLA
- a CDS encoding NADH-quinone oxidoreductase subunit C; its protein translation is MTDGENKDEVTSPAQEAQEAGSQNLEQVTQPGGRAPLDVVEVRSGMFGVSGTGDTSGYGGLQRVVALPGASSRPYGSYFDEVVDILAEVLGEAGVAYDDAVEKVVVFRDECTLFVRPEHLPVVARSLRDDQDLRFELCLGVSGVHYPGDEGRELHAVYPLFSITHNRAIRLEVAVSDADPHLPTIVDTYPANDWHEREAWDFFGMIFDGHPSLARIQMPDDWPGHPQRKDYPLGGIPVEYKGAEVPAPDNRRSYN
- a CDS encoding NADH-quinone oxidoreductase subunit D, whose translation is MTTPPTSPAAGPQATGPAGAADGAREYTASGGDWEEISADAEANADERIVVNMGPQHPSTHGVLRLVLEIEGETVTEARGGIGFLHTGIEKNMEYRTWTQGVTYCTRMDYVAPLFQEVAYCLAVEKLLDITDDVPERASLIRVLMMELNRISSHLIALGTGGNELGATTMMTIAFTAREEILLIFEAITGLRMNHAYIRPGGVATDLPPGATQQVRESIPTIRDRIAQMEKLALKNPIFLGRLQGVGYLPLAGAMALGAAGPILRSAGHPFDLRKTQPYCGYETYDFEVPTHTDADSYARVVLRFKEMRESLKIVQQVLDRLEAQDRTGKQPVMVADKRIAWPAQLSVGSDGQGNSLDHIRKIMGTSMEALIHHFKLVTEGFRVPAGQVYQQIEHPKGVLGVHLVSDGGTRPYRAHFRDPSFNNLQTLGMMCEGGSIADVVVAVASIDPVMGGVDR
- the nuoE gene encoding NADH-quinone oxidoreductase subunit NuoE — translated: MATTTTRYSGDVLERLRSDAQAILARYPEPRSALLPLLHLVQSEDGYVSPAGIGFCADVLDLSRASVSAVATFYSQYKRHPNGTYTVGVCTNTLCAVMGGDTIFDHLADKLGIGHDETTEDGTITLERVECNAACDYAPVMMINWEFFDNQTPASAAETVDKLLAGEPVAPTRGAHSVATFKEVSRVLAGFDDGRADEGTGAGHASLVGLDLARKNGWHAPGADAEEHADAGGPETAAKAAESGTDPVGDEGSSAERKPRTPSDTSAETVAETDEKGTNA